The region CGGGCTGCGAGGAGGCGTCGCCGACCTCGGGCGACTGCGTCGAGGGCGCGGGCACCAACTTCCGCTACCTGTACCAGGAGCCCGCGGAGGACGCCGCGCTGGCCAAGGACCCGGGCTGGAAGCCGGACGGCGCCGACGGCTCGACGTACGCGAGCGACGTGAGCGCGCGCGTGCAGTCCGGGCACAAGCTCGTCGTGGACCGGGTCGAGGGCGACTGGCTCGGCGTGTGGTGGGCCGGCTCGCTGGTCTGGCTGCACAACCCGGCCGACCGGCCGGTGGTCGTGCCGTCGACGGCGCAGACCGTCACCGTCGCGGGCGACGCCCCGGCGCCGGTCTTCGGCCGGGCCTACCCGGAGGCCGCCGCCTACGAGGCGTTCCCGGACGTGCCGGTGCAGGAGGTGACGCCCATCGAGTACACGGTCGGCGTCGGCCAGACGTACGCCGTGGCCGACGACCACGTGGCCGCCGACTACTACCGAGCCACCACGTTCGACGGCTCGGGACCGGGCGACCGCACGGTCGTGCGGGGCGACGACGTCTACTACCAGGTGTGGCTGGCGCACCGCCTCGTGTACGTCAACGCGGCCGACGTCGAGCTGCACGACCCGGTGGTCGCCGACGTGACCAGACCGTCGACCAGGGGCAAGGCCAAGGTGGGGCGCGTGCTGACCGCCGAGGTCGGCACCTACCTGCCCGACGACGTCGACGTCGTGTCCTACCGCTGGCTGCGCGACGGCGAGCCGGTGCGCTGGGCGATCGGCCCGCGATACCTGGTCACGGGCCGCGACCGGGGCACCGACCTCACGGTCGAGGTGAAGGTAGCCGCGGACGGCTACACCCCGGCGTCGTACACCTCCGACCCCGTCTCGGTCCCCCGCCGCTAGACCGCTCGCTGAGTGCGGGATATTCGCCCTTCTGCCGAGCAGAAAAGGGCGAAGATCCCGCACTCAGCGAACGCTGGTCACCAGTTCGGGGTGGCTCCCGGGAGGTTGCGGGGGAGCTTCACGTCCTTCGGGTGGTAGACGTACGTGATGCCGTCGGTCGACGTCTGCCACACACGCTCGAAGTTCTCCCGCGTGTACACCGAGCGCACGGCCTCGTTGCTCGCCTTGTTCGGGTCGTTGATGATCGGGTCGCCGTCGGCCGTGAACCCGACCAGGGTGACGAGGTGCCCGTTGGTGCCGTACCCGGCCTCGGGCATCTCCTCCTCCTCGAAGCTGATCGACATGATCAGCGGGATGCCGGCCGCGACGAACTTCTCGGCCTCGGCGAGCGAGCGGAGCCGCGTGACGAAGGACTCCAGGCCGAACGTGCTCGCGTACGCCGCGTTGAACGGCCAGTTGCCGGCGCCCTCGTACGTGTAGTCCCAGGTGCGCATCGCGGCGTAGTCGACCTGCGGGTCGCCGTTCGGCGCCTCGATCCCCTCCAGCTCGGAGTCCGGGACCTCGCGCCCGTAGAAGTAGAGCACCATGGACGACGACGTCGGCGAGCACCACACCTGACCGCCGCCCCCGAACTCGGGGTACTCGCCGCGGTGGATGTTCTGGCTGAACCGCGGCACGTCGAGCTCGACCGCCCGTCCGAGCGTGAAGTCGCTCGTGCCCGTGTAGTGCGCGTCGGGCAGGTACTCGTTGGTCATCGTGCTCAGGGCGTCGAGCCGCGGCGACACCCGTGCGCCCTCAGGCCGGTACAGCGTGGCCCGGGTCTGGTACGCGTCCGGCTCGTGCCCCGACTTCGCGACGAACGTGTCGGTGAACAGGTACGCGTCCGCGTCGGTCTGGCCGTTCACCGAGGTGCGGTGGATGTCGCCCGCGCGGCCGTTCGCGGGGGCGAACTCGTCGCCCGACGCCCAGCGCGCCATCACGAACCACTTGGTCCAGGTCCCGTCGGCCTTGCGCCCCCGGAACTCGACCTCCACCCAGGTGCCCGTGGGCGTGTCCGCGTTCCACGAGCTGATGGACTCGTCGATCGCGTACCCGGCCTCGATCACGGGCGAGGTCCAGCGGCCCGTGTCGTAGCTGACGGGCGTGCCGTCGCCGAACGGGTCCGTGTACTCGACGGTCTCGCCGGCCCCGCGCAGCACGAGCCCGCTCTTGGCGCCCGGCCGGAGGTTCGAGGTCTTCCCGTCACGGAAGTCGCGCACCCCGTCCCAGGTGGTCAGCGTGATCTGGTTGTCCGACGACGCCGCGCCCTGACCGGGCGTGCTCGCCGCCGGAGCGGCTCCCGCCGCGACTCCTGCCTGCACCACAAGTGCTCCCGTCGCCGCCAGAGCGAACACCGTGGTCCGCAGTCCTCTTCGTATCGACATGCCAGCTCCTCGTTGAGTGCGGGATATCTGTTGGTCCGGCCGCCGTGCGGGCACAAATATCCCGCACTCAGCGAGCTGGGGGTACGAAAGTGTCAGGGCAGGGCGCTGAGGTCCGGGACCGGGCCCGTCGTCGTGCCCTCGACGAGGCTCACGGGCAGGCTCACCGACTCGGGCTCCTCGCCGGCCAGCAGCGCGATGACGGCGAGGCCGAGCGCACGGCCCTTCTCGACCAGCGGCTGGTGCACGCTGGTGAGCACGTCGGGGGAGAGCCAGGGCAGGTCGAGCCCGTCGAAGCCGGCCACCGACACGTCCTCGGGCACGCGCAGGCCGAGCTCGCGGGCGGCGATCACGGCACCGGCGGCGAGCAGGTCGGAGTGGGCGATGATCGCCGTCGGCCGGTCCCGCGCGGGCGCCCACTCGGAGAGGATCTCGGTCGCGGCGTCGCGCCCGTGCTCCACGAGCGAGGCGGGCGTCTCCCACGACATGACCGGCTCGATGACGTCGCGCACGCCGGCCAGGCGGTTGCGGGTGGGCGTGCGCTCCGCGGCGGCGAGCCGTTCGGCGTCCACGAGCCCGGACCGCTCGTCCCGCCCGAACGGCAGCGCGATCTCGGCGATCCGCGTGTGGCCCAGCTCGACGAGGTGGCGCACCGCCTCCGCGGCGCCTCGCCGGTCGTCGACGCCGACCACGGGCACGCCGGGCACCTCGTGCCCCTCGCCGATCACCACGGGCACGCCCCGGCGCTGGAGCGCCGCGAGGTTCGGGTCGCCCTCCAGGATGCCCCACACCAGCACGGCGACGTCCATCGCCGCGGCCTCGACCAGCGGGTCGACGGCGGGCGGCAGCCCGGCCTCGGCGGCGAGGCCGACGGACTGCGCCGTCGCGCCCTGCGGCATCCCGGGGACGAGCAGCACACCGAGGCCCTGCTCGCCGATCGCGGAGACCAGGCCGTGCAGCACCTGCGTCGAGACCGGGTCGCGGAACGACCGGCCGAGCTGGTCGCCGATCACCACGCCCACGATGCCGGAGCGGCCCGACCGGAGCTGCCGCCCCAGCGGGTTGGGCCCGGAGTACTCGAGCTCGCGCGCGGCGGCGAGCACCTTCTCCCGGGTCTCGGGCGTGATCGGTCCGGCGCCGGAGAAGGCGAGCGACGCGGTGGACACGGAGACACCTGCCAGCTCGGCGACCTTCGCGAGGGTCGGTCGGCCAACGGTCTGGCGGTTCATCGCGGTTCCTCTTCTCGCATCGGGCACCGGTGGTGCAGGACCCGGGAATCTGCTGGGCTGATCCCAGATTGTGGCTTACGGTCGGGAGATTCAATCGCACCAAGGAGTTCCGTGCCTACTGCACACGCCGCCGCCCGCGCGGTCTTCGTCGTCTTTGCGGCCAGCGGGTTCGCGTTCGCGAGCTGGGCGTCGCGCCTCCCGGCGGTCCGGGACGGCCTCGGTTTCTCCGAGCAGGAGATGGGCATCCTGCTGCTGACGGGCTCCATCGGCTCGGTCGCGGCGATCCCCCTGTCGGGCCTGGTCGCGGAGCGGTTCGGCACCGCGCGGACCGTCCTGACGTTCGCGGGCCTGCTGGTGGCCGGCCTCGCCGTCGCCGGGTACGGCGTCGCCACGGACCAGCACCTCGCGGTGCGCAGCGGCCTGATCCTGTTCGGCGTCGGCGCCGGGGTGTGGGACGCCGCGATGAACCTGGAGGGCGCGGCCGTGGAGCAGCGGCTCGGGCGCGCCGTCATGCCGATCTTCCACGCCGGGTTCTCGTTCGGCACCGTGATCGGCGCGGGCATCGGCGCCGTGGTGGCCACCGCGGGCGTCCCGGTCGTCTGGCACATCGTGGCCGCGGGGCTCGTCGCGCTCGTGTCCGTGGTGATCGCCACGCGGTTCTTCACGCCGCGCGCCGTCGTGGCGGCCCTGCCGGACGGCGCACCCGGGGCGGGCAGCGCGGACGGCGCCGACCCCGCCGAGGTCACGCCGCCGCCGTCGGGCCTGGCCGGGCTGCTGGCCGCCTGGCGCGAGCCGCGCACCCTGGCGATCGGCCTCGTGGTGCTCAGCGCGGCCCTCACGGAGGGTGTCGCCAACGACTGGGTGAGCCTCGCGGTCGTGGACGGGTTCGGCACCTCCGACGGCATGGGCGCCGTCGGCCTCGCCGTCTTCCTCACCGCGATGACGACGGCCCGCCTCGCCGGGACGCGCGCCATCGACCGCTACGGACGGGTGCCGGTGCTCGTGCTCTCGGCGACGCTCGCCTTCGTGGGAGTGCTGACGTTCTCCCTGGTCCCGGTCCTGTGGCTGGCGCTCGTCGGCGTGGGCCTGTGGGGTCTCGGCGCCGCGATGGGCTTCCCGATGGGCATGAGCGCTGCGTCCGACGAGCCGCGCCGGGCCGCGATGCGGGTGGCCGCCGTCTCGACCATCGGGTACACCGCGTTCTTCGTGGGGCCGCCGCTGATCGGGTTCGTCGCGCACGCGACGGGCTACCGCCTGGCGGTGCTCGTGCTCCTGGTCCCCATGGTGCTCGGCCTCGTCGTCGCGCGCTCCGTCCGGCCGCTGCCGACGGCGGCAGGTGTGAAGAGGTAGCGAGGACTGCGGCGCCGGGTTCGCGCAGGCCAGACTGCGGAAAACGGGCACTGAACACGTCCGCCGACACCAAAAGGTTCCAGAAATGGCAGACATCACCCACGCCATGTCGAAGATGTGCACAAATCCCACGCGGCGGGTAGATAGGCTTGCACGGTGAGCCCATACCCGGCAGACACCGTCCAGGCACAAGCGGTGGTCCCCAGCCTCGCCGACCTCACCACTCTGCGAGTGGGTGGACCGGCTGCCTCGTACGTGGAGGCCGAGGAAGAGGCCACGATGATCGAGGCGGTGACCGCCGCCGACGACGCCGGCGTGCCGCTGCTCGTCGTGGGCGGTGGCTCGAACCTGCTGGTGGCCGACGAGGGTTTCGACGGCGTCGTCGTGCGCGACGTCCGGACCGGGATCAGCGTCGAGTCGGACGACACCTGCGGCGGCGCCGTCGTGAGCGCCCCCGCCGGACAGAACTGGGACGCGCTCGTCGAGCGCGCCGTCGACGAGGGCTGGGTGGGCGTCGAGTCCCTGTCGGGCATCCCGGGGACGGTCGGCGCGGCCCCCGTGCAGAACATCGGCGCGTACGGCCAGGAGCTCTCGGGCGTGGTCTCGCTGGTCCGCACCTGGGACCGCGGCGACCGCAGGGTGCGCACCTTCGCCGTCGGCGAGCTGGGCTTCGGGTACCGCACGTCGCTGCTCAAGAAGTCCATGCACAGCGAGGGGCGCGAGGGCATCCGGGGCGAGGGCGACCCGCGGGCCCCCTGGTACCCGTCGCCGCGCTACGTGGTGCTCAGCGTCCAGTTCCAGTTCCGGCTCGGCACGCTGTCCGCGCCGGTCGGCTACGGGGAGCTGGCCCGCCGCCTCGGCGTCGACGTCGGGCAGCGCGCCCCGATGAAGGACGTCCGCGAGACCGTGCTGGGCCTGCGCGGCGGCAAGGGCATGCTGCTCGACCGCCCGGGCTTCGCCGGCGAGCCGGACCACGACCGCTGGAACTCGGGCTCGTTCTTCACCAACCCCGTGATCCCCGTGGAGCACCTGGAGCACCTGCCTGAGGACGCCCCGCGCTACCCGGTGCGCTCCGCGACGCCGGAGACGACCACCGGCCCGAGCCTCGGCGCCATCGACCCGGCCCTGGTCAAGACCAGCGCCGCCTGGCTGATCGAGCACGCCGGCTTCGCCAAGGGCTTCGGCCTGGCGGGGGAGCACAGCCCGGCCCGGCTCTCGACCAAGCACACGCTGGCGATGACCAACCGCGGCGGCGCCCGCACCGAGGACGTCATCGCGCTGGCCCGCGCGGTGCGCGACGGCGTCCGCGACCGGTTCGGCGTGACCCTGGTCCCGGAGACCGTCCTGGTGGGCGTCTCCCTCTAGCAATCCCCGACGTGTCAGACGCTCAGGTCCCTCCGGGGACCTGAGCGTCTGACACGTTCTAGTAGACGACCACCGGCGTGCCCGACGGCGCGCCCCAGGTGTCCCAGATCCAGTCCATCGCGCCGTTCGACACCCGCACGCAGCCGTGCGACGCCGGGAACGCCGGCACCGACGCCGAGCCGTGCACCGCGATGCCGCCCGTGAAGAACTTGGGGCGCCACATGTCGCCGAGCTCCAGGCCCGACGCGTACATCCGGTTCTCCTCGCGGTACACCGCGAACGACCCGCGCGGCGTGTACGCCGTGTACGTGTTGCCCTTGGCCTCGTACGTCTCCCCGTTGCCGGACGACGCGTTGATGACCTTGACGACCTTGCCGTTCTCGACGGCGAGCACGAGCTGCCGGTCGATGTCGATCTCCAGCACCTTGCCCGACGACGTCTGCGGCTTGGGCACCACGCCCTTGTCCGCCGCGGCCTGCGTGGCGTCGCCGACGACGCCGTCCCGGTACAGGCCCCCGGCCTTCTGCAGCGCGAACACGGCCTGCTGCGTCTCGCCGCCGTAGGACTTGTCGACGGAGCTCACGAAGTAGCCGAGGTCCTGCAGCCGCTGCTGCAGCTTGCCCACGCGGTTGCTGACCTCGCCGTACTCGATGTTGTCGGGCTCCTCCGGCTCGTCGTCCTTCGAGCCCTTGCCCTGGTCGTCCTTGCCGTCCTTGCCGTCCTGCGACTCGCCCTTGTCGCCGTCGCCCTTACCGTCACCCTTGCCGTCGTCCGCGCCCGAGCCGTCGCCCGCGCCGTCCGACCCGTCGGCGGAGTCGTCGCCCGAACCCTCGCTCGCGCTCTCGGACGGCGAGGCGCTCAGCCCCGGCTCCTCGGACGGCGCGCTCGCGCTCGGCTCCGGGCTCGGCGAGCCCTCCGGCGTCGCGGACGGGCTCGGTGAGCTCGTCGTCCGGTCCGCGTCCGCGGGCGGTTCCTGGTCCTCGCCGCACCCGGACAGCAGGGTCGCCGCCAGTGCTACCGCGCCCAGGGTGCCCACCACTCTTCTGCCCACGACCGACGTGCCCCCGTGGATCGACCTACCGTGCAGAACCCGCATCGTGACTCCTCCTCGACCGCGCCCGCTGGGGTGGCGCGATACCGCACACACGGGACGACGCCGTCCCCCCGTGAGTGTCCTGTATCTGTAACCGACGCGCGGCAGACCAGGATGGTTGGGTCGGGCGATCGTCACCCAATCGTGACAGTACCGCCAGCGGAGAGCGCACCGAACGCGTCGGCGGGGTCGGGAGCGGCCAGCCACGCGTCGACGTCGGCCAGCAGGCGGGCCTTCGTGGACGACGACGCCCGGCTCGCCCGGATCGACGACGCCGCCAGCCGCGAGAGCTCGGCGTCCGTGAACCCGTGCGCCGTCCGCGCGATCTCGTACTGGTCCACGAGCCGCGTCCCGAACAGCAGCGGGTCGTCGGCGCCGAGCGCGATCTCGGCGCCCGCGTCCACGAGGGTGCGCAGCGGCACCTCGCTCGCCTCGCCGTACACGCCCAGACCGATGTTCGAGCCCGGGTTCACCTCCAGCGCCACGCCGCGGTCGACGATCTCCCGCAGCAGGCGCTCGTCCTCGGCCGCCCGGACACCGTGCCCGATCCGGTCCGGCACCAGCTCGCGCATGACCTCGCTGATGTGGTCGGGGCCCAGCAGCTCGCCGCCGTGCGGCACCGCGGCGAGCCCGGCCCGGCGCGCGATGTCGAACGCGGGCCCGAACTGGGACGTGTCCCCGCGGCGCTCGTCGTTCGACAGCCCGAAGCCCACGACCTCCCCGACGCCGTCGCCCGCGTACCGGGCGGCGAGCCGGGCGAGCGTGCGCGCGTCGAGCGGGTGCTTCATGCGGGACGCAGCGATGATCACGCCCACCTCGATCCCGTGCTCCGCGCTCGCGGCCCGGGCGGCGTCGATGACGATCTCGACGGCCGGCGTGATGCCGCCGACGAACGGCGCGTACGAGGTGGGGTCCACCTGGATCTCCAGGCGGCCGGAACCCTCGGCGGCGTCGTCGGCCGCCGCCTCGTGGACCAGGCGGCGCATGTCCGCCTCGGACCGCACGCAGGCCCGGGCGGCGTCGTACAGGCGTTGGAAGCGGAACCACCCGCGCTCGGTGGGCGGTAGCCGCAGCGGGTCGTTGTCGATGAGCGCCTCCGGGAGCCGGACGCCGTACGCGGCTGCCATGTCGACGAGCGTCGGCACCCGCATGGATCCGGTGAAGTGCAGGTGGAGGTGCGCCTTGGGGAGAAGTGCGAGGTCGCGCATCTGCGTAGTGTGGCAAAGCAGTGGTCCGGTGGCAGCCGCGATCGTGATACTCCGCACTACTCACACATCCCGCCGTTCATCTTTGGTGTGCGCGCGCTCCGCTACGTATCCTGAGAAGAACATGCCCCAGATAGCCGAAATGACTGATTTGCTCGATGCGCAACCATGGACACCGGTGAACCAGTGAACGAGAACAACACCACGGGCGAGGCCGACGCAGCTGGCGCAGCTGATGCATCCGACCTCCCGGTGCACGTCGTCCTCGGCGGCAGGTACGAGCTCGTCGACGTGCTCGGCACTGGGGCAACGTTCACGGTCTACGACGCGCAGCGGATCGCGGTCCCGGAGCCCGAGCCGGGCGACGAGGACGCTTCGGGCGTCGAGGCCGCGGCTGAGGGCGATGCCGAGGGCGAGGGCGGTACGACGGCGGACGCCGCGGCCGACGGCGCCGAGCCCGGCGAGGGCGCGGAGTCGGACGCGGACGGCGACGAGGCGAAGTCTGACGCTCAGGCCGAGGGCGCGAAGGCCGGCGACGCGGAGACTGACGGCGCGGAGAGCGACGGCGACGCCAAGGCTGACGGCGCCGAGCCGGGCGACGGCGACGGCGAGGCGGTCGCGGACGGCGACGCCGAGGCTGCTGCTGACGACGCGTCCGAGGCCGCGGCCGACATCGACCCCGACGCGACGGCGGAGATCGCCGAGCCCGCGGAGCCCGAGGCCGACCCCTTCGACGGGCCCCTCGTGGTCAAGGTGCTGCACCCGCACCTGGTGGACGACCAGAACGCGCGGGCCTCGCTCCAGCGCGAGGTGGACGCGTCGGAGCTCGTGACGCACCCGGGCGTCGTGAAGGTGCTCGACTCCGGCGAGGAGGACGTCGCGGGCGCGAGCGTGCCCTGGACGGTCATGAACCGCGTGCCGGGCGTCTCCCTGTCCGACTACGCAGGTGACAGCGGGCTGCCCTGGCGGGACGCGCTCGCGATCATCGACGGCCTGCTGGAGGGGCTCGCGGCCGTGCACGCGGCCGGTCTGGTGCACCGCGACATCGCGCCGCGCAACGTCATGGTCGACCGGCGCCCGGACGGCACGTTCGCCGTCGGCCTGCTGGACCTCGGGCTCACGCGGCCTGCCGGCGGCGAGGGCGACGGCGCCACTGTGGCCGGCTCGGTCATCGGCATGTCGCCGGAGCAGGCCCGGGGCAAGCCGCTCGACGCGCGCAGCGACATCTACGCCGTCGGCGCACTCGCCTACTACACGCTGACCGGGCACGCCCCGTTCGAGCGGGCGCAGGCCGAGGACGTGCTCCGGGCGCACGTGAACGCCCCGGTGCCCGCGGCCTCCGCCCGGCGCGCGTCCGTGCCGGCGTCCGTGGACCGCCTCGTGTCCCGG is a window of Promicromonospora sukumoe DNA encoding:
- a CDS encoding MFS transporter; translated protein: MPTAHAAARAVFVVFAASGFAFASWASRLPAVRDGLGFSEQEMGILLLTGSIGSVAAIPLSGLVAERFGTARTVLTFAGLLVAGLAVAGYGVATDQHLAVRSGLILFGVGAGVWDAAMNLEGAAVEQRLGRAVMPIFHAGFSFGTVIGAGIGAVVATAGVPVVWHIVAAGLVALVSVVIATRFFTPRAVVAALPDGAPGAGSADGADPAEVTPPPSGLAGLLAAWREPRTLAIGLVVLSAALTEGVANDWVSLAVVDGFGTSDGMGAVGLAVFLTAMTTARLAGTRAIDRYGRVPVLVLSATLAFVGVLTFSLVPVLWLALVGVGLWGLGAAMGFPMGMSAASDEPRRAAMRVAAVSTIGYTAFFVGPPLIGFVAHATGYRLAVLVLLVPMVLGLVVARSVRPLPTAAGVKR
- a CDS encoding LacI family DNA-binding transcriptional regulator, which encodes MNRQTVGRPTLAKVAELAGVSVSTASLAFSGAGPITPETREKVLAAARELEYSGPNPLGRQLRSGRSGIVGVVIGDQLGRSFRDPVSTQVLHGLVSAIGEQGLGVLLVPGMPQGATAQSVGLAAEAGLPPAVDPLVEAAAMDVAVLVWGILEGDPNLAALQRRGVPVVIGEGHEVPGVPVVGVDDRRGAAEAVRHLVELGHTRIAEIALPFGRDERSGLVDAERLAAAERTPTRNRLAGVRDVIEPVMSWETPASLVEHGRDAATEILSEWAPARDRPTAIIAHSDLLAAGAVIAARELGLRVPEDVSVAGFDGLDLPWLSPDVLTSVHQPLVEKGRALGLAVIALLAGEEPESVSLPVSLVEGTTTGPVPDLSALP
- a CDS encoding UDP-N-acetylmuramate dehydrogenase, translated to MSPYPADTVQAQAVVPSLADLTTLRVGGPAASYVEAEEEATMIEAVTAADDAGVPLLVVGGGSNLLVADEGFDGVVVRDVRTGISVESDDTCGGAVVSAPAGQNWDALVERAVDEGWVGVESLSGIPGTVGAAPVQNIGAYGQELSGVVSLVRTWDRGDRRVRTFAVGELGFGYRTSLLKKSMHSEGREGIRGEGDPRAPWYPSPRYVVLSVQFQFRLGTLSAPVGYGELARRLGVDVGQRAPMKDVRETVLGLRGGKGMLLDRPGFAGEPDHDRWNSGSFFTNPVIPVEHLEHLPEDAPRYPVRSATPETTTGPSLGAIDPALVKTSAAWLIEHAGFAKGFGLAGEHSPARLSTKHTLAMTNRGGARTEDVIALARAVRDGVRDRFGVTLVPETVLVGVSL
- a CDS encoding L,D-transpeptidase family protein, which produces MRVLHGRSIHGGTSVVGRRVVGTLGAVALAATLLSGCGEDQEPPADADRTTSSPSPSATPEGSPSPEPSASAPSEEPGLSASPSESASEGSGDDSADGSDGAGDGSGADDGKGDGKGDGDKGESQDGKDGKDDQGKGSKDDEPEEPDNIEYGEVSNRVGKLQQRLQDLGYFVSSVDKSYGGETQQAVFALQKAGGLYRDGVVGDATQAAADKGVVPKPQTSSGKVLEIDIDRQLVLAVENGKVVKVINASSGNGETYEAKGNTYTAYTPRGSFAVYREENRMYASGLELGDMWRPKFFTGGIAVHGSASVPAFPASHGCVRVSNGAMDWIWDTWGAPSGTPVVVY
- a CDS encoding C39 family peptidase gives rise to the protein MSIRRGLRTTVFALAATGALVVQAGVAAGAAPAASTPGQGAASSDNQITLTTWDGVRDFRDGKTSNLRPGAKSGLVLRGAGETVEYTDPFGDGTPVSYDTGRWTSPVIEAGYAIDESISSWNADTPTGTWVEVEFRGRKADGTWTKWFVMARWASGDEFAPANGRAGDIHRTSVNGQTDADAYLFTDTFVAKSGHEPDAYQTRATLYRPEGARVSPRLDALSTMTNEYLPDAHYTGTSDFTLGRAVELDVPRFSQNIHRGEYPEFGGGGQVWCSPTSSSMVLYFYGREVPDSELEGIEAPNGDPQVDYAAMRTWDYTYEGAGNWPFNAAYASTFGLESFVTRLRSLAEAEKFVAAGIPLIMSISFEEEEMPEAGYGTNGHLVTLVGFTADGDPIINDPNKASNEAVRSVYTRENFERVWQTSTDGITYVYHPKDVKLPRNLPGATPNW
- a CDS encoding adenosine deaminase; the protein is MRDLALLPKAHLHLHFTGSMRVPTLVDMAAAYGVRLPEALIDNDPLRLPPTERGWFRFQRLYDAARACVRSEADMRRLVHEAAADDAAEGSGRLEIQVDPTSYAPFVGGITPAVEIVIDAARAASAEHGIEVGVIIAASRMKHPLDARTLARLAARYAGDGVGEVVGFGLSNDERRGDTSQFGPAFDIARRAGLAAVPHGGELLGPDHISEVMRELVPDRIGHGVRAAEDERLLREIVDRGVALEVNPGSNIGLGVYGEASEVPLRTLVDAGAEIALGADDPLLFGTRLVDQYEIARTAHGFTDAELSRLAASSIRASRASSSTKARLLADVDAWLAAPDPADAFGALSAGGTVTIG
- a CDS encoding protein kinase domain-containing protein; protein product: MNENNTTGEADAAGAADASDLPVHVVLGGRYELVDVLGTGATFTVYDAQRIAVPEPEPGDEDASGVEAAAEGDAEGEGGTTADAAADGAEPGEGAESDADGDEAKSDAQAEGAKAGDAETDGAESDGDAKADGAEPGDGDGEAVADGDAEAAADDASEAAADIDPDATAEIAEPAEPEADPFDGPLVVKVLHPHLVDDQNARASLQREVDASELVTHPGVVKVLDSGEEDVAGASVPWTVMNRVPGVSLSDYAGDSGLPWRDALAIIDGLLEGLAAVHAAGLVHRDIAPRNVMVDRRPDGTFAVGLLDLGLTRPAGGEGDGATVAGSVIGMSPEQARGKPLDARSDIYAVGALAYYTLTGHAPFERAQAEDVLRAHVNAPVPAASARRASVPASVDRLVSRAMAKDPNRRFPTAESMRETVTVLLGGPAGRPGTSGETMQLGVGAGGTEVIDPVTGAAGSGTMVLGQASDPGDRTTMVGAVGAAGAAAAVGAGALGAETAAASVPPQVPPPVEPPEEKRSFWQKMTTGRGRVVTIVVFALLVFGGAGLVIANLMGDNGPQGVTPSESPSTKEPTRKPSQSPTPSETDTVAPPPEFTPSPTPSPTPTPTPTPTPTPTPTPTPTPKPTPSDEPTDEPTDEPTDEPTDEPTGEPTPPVEPSGNPTGQAEGGTLLPAGSR